The Setaria italica strain Yugu1 chromosome IX, Setaria_italica_v2.0, whole genome shotgun sequence genome has a window encoding:
- the LOC101781197 gene encoding uncharacterized protein LOC101781197 isoform X1 → MGNCQTADAVAVVIQHPPGGGVGGGRVERAHGALSAAAVMAANPGHYVAAVIPGDDAAAAASRARKRRLKLLRPDDTLALGGVYRLVSFEEVLREFVSKRHATLSRRMVVATAAADAQRPESDRSLAQEQEEELHRGEEIAIPKRPVGRGAILHRRDEMGHLRSKQGMSMANKAQLPSPDQEATSSPPDPTANDLRPSDLEPDFSAALVMLGGRLGLARHGQWRPALPSIAEGSVAC, encoded by the exons ATGGGAAATTGCCAGACGGCCGACGCGGTGGCCGTAGTCATCCAGCACCCACCCGGCGGCGGGGttggcggcggccgcgtcgaGCGCGCGCACGGCGCCCTCTCGGCGGCTGCAGTCATGGCCGCGAACCCCGGCCACTACGTCGCTGCGGTCATCCCCGGTGATGATGCCGCGGCGGCAGCAAGCAGGGCGAGGAAGCGGCGGCTGAAGCTGCTCCGCCCCGACGACACGCTCGCGCTCGGCGGCGTCTACCGCCTCGTCAGCTTCGAAG AGGTGCTGAGGGAGTTTGTCTCCAAACGGCACGCCACGCTGAGCCGCCGCATggtcgtcgccaccgccgccgccgacgctcaGCGGCCGGAGTCGGACCGCTCGCTTGCCCAGGAGCAG GAGGAAGAGCTTCATCGTGGGGAAGAGATAGCGATACCCAAACGTCCTGTAGGTAGAGGCGCGATTCTCCACCGCCGAGACGAAATGGGTCACCTGAGGAGCAAACAGGGGATGAGCATGGCAAACAAG GCCCAGCTGCCAAGTCCTGATCAGGAGGCCACTTCCAGTCCACCTGATCCGACCGCGAACGACCTCCGTCCGTCGGATCTGGAGCCAGACTTCAGCGCTGCCCTAGTGATGCTTGGCGGCCGGTTGGGCCTCGCTCGGCATGGACAGTGGAGGCCCGCCCTGCCGAGCATTGCAGAAGGGAGCGTTGCGTGCTAA
- the LOC101781197 gene encoding uncharacterized protein LOC101781197 isoform X2, producing MGNCQTADAVAVVIQHPPGGGVGGGRVERAHGALSAAAVMAANPGHYVAAVIPGDDAAAAASRARKRRLKLLRPDDTLALGGVYRLVSFEEVLREFVSKRHATLSRRMVVATAAADAQRPESDRSLAQEQAQLPSPDQEATSSPPDPTANDLRPSDLEPDFSAALVMLGGRLGLARHGQWRPALPSIAEGSVAC from the exons ATGGGAAATTGCCAGACGGCCGACGCGGTGGCCGTAGTCATCCAGCACCCACCCGGCGGCGGGGttggcggcggccgcgtcgaGCGCGCGCACGGCGCCCTCTCGGCGGCTGCAGTCATGGCCGCGAACCCCGGCCACTACGTCGCTGCGGTCATCCCCGGTGATGATGCCGCGGCGGCAGCAAGCAGGGCGAGGAAGCGGCGGCTGAAGCTGCTCCGCCCCGACGACACGCTCGCGCTCGGCGGCGTCTACCGCCTCGTCAGCTTCGAAG AGGTGCTGAGGGAGTTTGTCTCCAAACGGCACGCCACGCTGAGCCGCCGCATggtcgtcgccaccgccgccgccgacgctcaGCGGCCGGAGTCGGACCGCTCGCTTGCCCAGGAGCAG GCCCAGCTGCCAAGTCCTGATCAGGAGGCCACTTCCAGTCCACCTGATCCGACCGCGAACGACCTCCGTCCGTCGGATCTGGAGCCAGACTTCAGCGCTGCCCTAGTGATGCTTGGCGGCCGGTTGGGCCTCGCTCGGCATGGACAGTGGAGGCCCGCCCTGCCGAGCATTGCAGAAGGGAGCGTTGCGTGCTAA